The Mucilaginibacter gracilis genomic interval ACCGGCGTGTTCAAAAAGGGCTTTATTACTAAACGATTTTATTTTGGGAGCAGCAGCGGCAATAAGCGCGTCCTGCTCCATCATCCTGATTACGGGTTCTATCCACCCAGAGGTAACTTCTATGTCCGAGTTGAGCAATATGTAATAATCGGCCTGTATCCTGCTTAGTATGCGGTTATAGCCGCCCGTAAAACCGTAATTTTGGTCGTTTGTTAAAATGGTTACAGTTGGATATTCTTCTTTTAAGAATTCAACCGAGCCGTCGGACGAGGCATTATCGCCGACAATAATTTCCAGGTTAGGATAAGTACTCGCCAAAACCGATGGCAAAAAATCGCGAAGGTAATGTTTGCCGTTCCAGTTTAATATAACAACGGCTACTTTTGGAAAAATCATTTATTTACATCCTCCGGCTTAAACTTCCACCTTCTGTGAGACCATAGCCAATATTGTGGTTCATTATTTATCATTTGTTCGAGATGCCGAAGATACAGATTTGTTATTTCAAATGGTTGTGTTTGCTTGGGTTCGTTAACCAAAGGCACAAATTTATATTGGTAAAACCCACGTTTAATGCGTTTTATTTCGCCAAAAACAATGGCGGAGTTAAACATGATGGCTATTTTTTCAATACCCTGAAATACAGCGGTTTGCTGGTTTAAAAAAAGCGTAAAATATTGCGTTTCGTGCTGTACGGGGGTTTGGTCGGCAGCTAAAACGGTAAAGGTTAAACTTTTTCTTAATTCGGTTAATTTACGCAAGGTTGCCTTCATTTGCACCAGCGTTACGCCAAAACGCCCACGCACTTTTAAATAATACTTGTCGGATGCGGCATCCTGCAAGGGTTTATAAACCATTACTTTTTGATACTGGGGCAAAAGGCTAAAACGTAGTATGCAAAGTTCCCAATTGCAATAATGGCCAACGGCGGCAATCAGGCTACGGCCCTGCTGGTAATAGTCTTCAATTAATTCGGGATTGGTTAGGCGTATGCGGCGCAAAACCTGCTTTTTAGATATCGTTATCATTTTAATGGTTTCGAATATCAAATCGCACAGGTAACGGAAAAATTGTTTTTCAATTACTTTAAGGTCCTGCGGGCTTTTGTTTGGAAATGAATTGCGTAAATTTTGCTGTACTACCTCACGGCGATAGCCAACAATATAAAAGAGGACGATGTAAGATACATCCGACGCGAGGTACAAAAACCAAAAAGGCAGCAATGAAATAAGAAATAAAAAGAAAAACACTATTCTTGAAAGCACTGCTTTTATCATTATTTTTGCTAAAATCCCAACCACAAACATAAAAAATATATATGACCGGAAAAGGCGCTATTTTGCCAATGTTCTATTTGCCTCCTGTTGAATACTTTGCACAACTAAATAAGCATAAAACCAATTTTTTAATTGAGGGCGAAGAGCATTTAATTAAGCAAACGTACCGCAACCGCGCCAATATTTATTCGCCCGATGGTGTGTTGGCTATAACAGTACCAGTTGCTAAAGGTGCCAAAGTACACACCAAAATTAAGGACGTTAAAATAAGTTACGATTTTAAATGGCAGCGATTGCATTGGCTATCGTTACAAAATTGCTACAGGCGCAGCTCTTATTTTGAATTTTATGAGGATGAGCTAGCTCCGTTTTATCATAACCACTTTGAGTACCTGTTTGATTATAACGACCAGCTATTGAGGCTGCTTATTAAGTTGTTAAAACTTAAAGTTGAGCTAAACTATACCGAGGAGTATATGCCCGAGTATTTGGAAATGGAAGACTTCCGGACAAATATTGACCCGAGAAAAGAATCGCAATTTATCCAGAAGCCTTACTTTCAGCTTTTTGAAGAGAAGCAGGGCTTTTTAAAAAACCTGAGCATTGTTGATCTATTGTTTAACCACGGCCCTCAGGCTTTAAATTACCTGTAGGTTATTTTGTAAACTCGGGTTTAAGCAATTGAGGCACGGCACGGCGCATTTTCATTACTTTAGGCACCGATACACTTTGTATATATCCGCTTTCGGGATGTAACTTGTAATAGCCCTGGTGGTAAACTTCGGCGGGGTATAAAGCTTTGTAGGGTACCACTTCGGTTACTATTTGGTTTTTATAATGGTGTGTAGCGTTTACTTTTTTAATTAGTTGCTCTACGGTTGCTTTTTCTTCGGGCGTGCGGTAAAAAATTGCCGAACGGTAATCTTCGCCATCATCCGGCCCCTGGTAATTAAGTTCGGTAGGGTCGTGCGCATAAAAAAATGCTTCAACTAACTGGGCATAGGTAATAACAGCAGGGTTATAATAAATTTGAACAGATTCGGCATGACCGGTATTTTTTTGGCAAACCTGCTCGTAGGTAGGGTTTTTAACCGTTCCGCCGGCATAACCTGCAACTACCTTGTTAACACCCTTTAATTCGGACATGGCCTCGCTCATGGCCCAAAAGCAGCCTCCTGCAAAAGTGGCTACTTTTTCGCCAGCCTTTGGCTCGGGTAATTTGGCAAATGAATGGTCTTCGGGCTGGCCGTTAGCACATCCCCACAACAAAACCACACTTAACAAATACAAACTTAACTTTTTCATTCGTTTTTAATTTTATACCTCAATATACGAACTTAGCATTATAGTGGTTGTAAGCGCAATGTAAGATTAGCGATTGACGGAAACACCTACAATCTTTTTAAATTGCTTTAAAGTAACAACACAAATATAATGGATAGCTTCCGTTCCCTCCTTGGGGAGGGGTGTGTTAGGCGGTGAAGTGGCAGGGAGGGGTTTATTTGCTTTGCTCTCGAATAACCCCCCTCCCTACACCCTCCCGTGGGGAGGGAATCGCACGCCCTCATTTGGTATTACTTCATACTCCCTATTACTTCCGTTTTAACGGCGCAAGCAGATACTCTAGTCCGTTTATTTTTATCTCGTGAATGGTATGCAACATCATACCCAGGCTGCCCTGCGGAAAACCCTGTGCGTACATCCATTCCAGGTAATGCACAGGCAAATTGCATATCATGGTGCCTTTGTACTTGCCATAAGGCATAGGCGTAACTATTATTTTTTTAAGAATATCCGGGTCCAAATTAATGTTGCTTGCTTACAGCAAATATAGCACTAACCGGGTTTACAAAAATCTTTTTTGCACCTCTCTAACGGCAAAATAACCTATAGTAACCGATACCAGGGCAATAGCCGCTAAATTAAATTTGGTTGATACCATTAACGGCGGCACGTATTCTACCCCATCAGCATCAGCCATAGCGGGTACCTGCACATATCGCCCGTTGGCGGGTATGGCTATATCCTCAAAGTTGTCGGCCAGGTTTTTTAATTCGGTTTGCAGCTCTTTGCCTCGCATGGTATAGCCATGCCCCGTGGCCACTGTACGGGGTTCTAACTGGTAAAGCTTCCTTACGGATTGTGCTGCCGCGGCCCAATCGGTAGTAAGGTATTTGGGTGGTCCCGATAGTTTTTGCGCAAATATTAGGGCGTAAAATGCCGATTCGGTTTTGGTAGTAACAAATGCATCACCGGCAATTAGCGTGGCATTCAATTTAAAAAACAAAGATACGTGCCCCGGCGAGTGGCCCGGTGTATGAATAGTTTTCCATTCGGGCAGTTCAGTAATATCGCCGCTGGTATCTAAAGCCTGTATCTTATCACCCAAATCAATTGGCTTTGTTGGGTACGACCATGAGAGCCAACTCATTAAACCGCCGCCAACGGTTGGATCAGCGGGTGGGTATGATGATCGCCCGGTTAAATAAGGCAGTTCCAAAGGGTGGGCGTAAACGGGTACATCCCAATGCTTCAATAACTCGGATAGTGACCCGGTATGGTCAAAATGGCCGTGAGTTAAAATAATGGCCTCCGGTTTGGCACCCTCGCCAAACAAAGCTTCGGCCATGCGGATTATTTTTGACGAATAACCAGGCAAACCAGCATCTATCAAAACCCATCCATCGGCAATACCTTTGCGGTTAGCCACCATGTATATGTTTACAAAAAGGGTTTTCATTCCCCAAACTCCCTGCGTAACCTGGTAATAATTCACTTTGTTGTTTAACATCATAATTAGTATAGTAGTTCTATATGGTTTAACAGCATTAGTAGTTGAGTGTTTTACAATTACTTAATATATTTTAATTATTAAGCAATAAAAGGATGCTTTTATGGACAATTCTATTTAAAACACAAATGCCGCCGATGCGTTAAGTAAGCATACTAAATAACACATTATGGAAACGTTTGAAACAACATTAACAGGAAGCGACGGATTGGTTGATGGCATAGTTACGCCGGTCAGTCATGCGTCATTTAACGAAATATATAAGTTTACCTCACTGGACGATTCGTTACATTTGACTATCGCCAGGGATTATACCGGCAAATGGATTCGCGTTGCCGGATCGGAGCCTTACTTTTCGGGTTGGGTTGCTGAACTGGCAGAACATATTGCAGAATTAAAAGTAAAATAGAAATGGACAAAGTAAAATTAGGCACAACCGGTATTGATGTGAGCCCGCTATGTTTTGGCGGAAATGTTTTTGGTTGGACGATAGACGAAGCGACATCATTTAAAATACTGGATGCCGCAACCAACGCCGGTATTAATTTCATAGATACTGCCGACGTATATTCGACATGGGCGCATGGCGGCGAAGGCGGTCAATCGGAAACGATAATTGGCAAATGGCTAAAACAAAGCGGCAAACGCGATAATGTTATTATTGCCACCAAAGTTGGTAAGGAGATGGGGCCGGATAAAAAGGGCCTTTCCAGAGCATATATTACCCAGGCAGTTGAAGACTCATTAAAACGCTTGCAAACGGATTATATTGATCTATACCAATCTCACGATGATGATACCCATACACCACTACGCGAAACTCTTGAAGTTTACACCGATTTAATTAAACAGGGCAAGGTGCGCGCCATTGGTGCATCAAACTACAGTGCCACACGTTTAACAGAGGCTTTGCATGTTAGTAAAGAGCATAATCTGGCTACCTACCAAACCCTGCAACCGCTATATAATTTATATGACCGTGCAGATTTTGAAGCCGAATTTAAAGACGTGTGCTTAGAAAACGATATTGCTGTAATTAACTTTTACGCCCTGGCAAGCGGTTTTTTAACCGGGAAATATCGCACCGAAGCAGATTTAGCTACCACTAAACGTGCAAGCAACAAAAAATACCTCAACAATAGAGGCCTTAAAATATTAAACGCCATCGACCAGGTTGCGGCGCAATACCGTGCCAACCCTGCACAGGTATCAATAGCCTGGTTACTGGCGCAACCCGCTGTTACCGCACCAATTGCCAGTGCCACCAGCATTGAGCAACTGGCCGATTTAGTTAAGGCTACAAATTTAAAGCTTGATACCGAAGCAATAGCATTACTGACAGAGGCTAGCAATTAAGCAACTCAATATTAAACTATTGCGGTAAAGAGGCAATCTTTAAAACTATACAGATGAAAAAAAATTAGTTGTGGATACCCTATGCCTCATGCTGTTTTAAAACAGTAAACTAAACCGCAATTACAAAAAGCATAAATAGCAATTTGCATTACAACCCTTGCAAATTTAACTGAAAGCAATACGAAGTAAACAAGCCATGATGAGCCAGCGAGATAGGCATGCAGGCTTCAATATTGTTAACTAAAAGAACAGGATAACCAACCGGGCTTTTTTGCAAAGCGAGATCTTGCTTTATAAAAACACTGCTGAGTTTGTTTAGTAAAAACGTGCGTACAAGTTGCGATTGATGTTGATGGCCGCCATTAGCAATACGCTGCACGCCCCAGTAAACATGAGGAAACAAGCTATTGTTACTTACAATAGTGGCAATATAATATTGATGAATAATGGTTTTAAAAAATAGTGTTTGGCCGTTGCCGGTGGCGCACCCAAAACAAAAATCATTATGGTTTGGGCTACCCTCCCAGCTATCACTATTAAATTGGGCGGCGTTGTATAATGCGGGAACGGTAATTTGTTTAACTACAATTTTAATGGGCGCAAATACCAATTGCGGGTTAAGCCTTTTTTGATATTTATAAACGGCCTCTTTAACCGACCATAGTAACCATACAAAACTTTGTAACGGTAGCGTAGCTATGGCCGGATCATGAAGTTCAATTTCGGCGGGAGTGATAAATTTGGAATAGAAACGAGTATCGGCAGTGCGCTGCTTGTTGATGGCATTCAAATCAACAATATCGTTGCCGATGCTTATCAAGCAGAGTGATTTATTTTCTCGGCAATTACATCTATGCAGTTACCTACGGTGTACATTTTTTCGGCCGAATCAAAATCAATTTCAATATTGTATTGCGATTCCGCATCAATAATAATATCAACCAGGTTGGCCGAATTGATATTCAGATCTTTTATCAGGTCGGTTTCTTCGGTTATGCCGGCAAGCATTTCTTTGTTTTCGGTGTAAGGTACCAGCACTTTTTTTAGTTCACTTAAAATTTCTTCTCTACTCATCAGTTATTATATTTTGATATGATTAAACAGGTGTTAACATCACCAAAACCAAAATTAGCTTTTGCTACAATATTGATTTCCCTATTTATTTTTTTTGTGGGCAAATTATTTTCGCCCGTTATTTCAATTATTTCAGGGTTGGGGTCGTCTAAGTTAACATTCGGATGCACAAAATTATTAACAATTTGCAAAACGGCGGCAACGGTTTCCAACGAACCAGCCGCGCTCAGGCTGTGCCCCACCATGGATTTAAGCGAATTTACCATAGGGAAAGCGTCCCCGCTCCTCTTCAAAGCCTTGCTCCAGTTTTCAATTTCAAACTTATCGGCAATTGTTGCGGTTAAATGGCCGCTCACCAGGTCAATCTCGCTTGCGTCAATGTTTGATAGCTTTATTGCTTCGTTAATGCATTTAATTACGCCGTCGGCGGCTGGGGCCGTCATGCTGCCACCATTGCGCTGGCCGCCCGAGTTAGTTGAACCGCCAAGTATTTCGGCATAAATTTTCGCTCCGCGGGCCAGCGCATAGTCCAAATCTTCTAAAACCAAAGCTCCCGCGCCCGAACCGGGTACAAAGCCCCCGGCAGTTAAACTCATTGGGCGCGATGCCTTTTGCGGCTCATGGTTAAACTTGCGCGATAAAACCCGCATCGAATCAAAACCGCCAAAAATGTATTTGTCTACATATTCGCAACTGCCTACAACCATGCGTTTGGCCATGCCAAACTTAATGTACTCGTAACCCATTAATACCGATTGCGTGCCCGTGGCACACGCGGCAGAGTTGTTAACTATTTTGTTCCCCAAACCCAATCGTCCCGAAATATAGGCTGTAACACCGCTATTCATAATTTGTTCTACCACCCGCGAACCTAATTTTTTTGATTCTTTAGCGTCAACACGGGTTATGGCATTTTTTATCACGTCTGTGTCTGATACGCTGCTGCCAAAAACACACCCGGTATCCCAAAGCGTATGCGGGCTATAAATTTCGTTCCCGGCGTCCATCCAGGCATCAAGGGCCGCTTTAATGCCAAAGGCTATACCCTTACCTTTTAAACCATACAATGATGTTTCCGGAATATAGTTACGCAGTTGCTCCCATTCAAAGGCCGGAGTTCCGCTCACCTGGCAGTTAAATTTTAGTTCTTCGTATTCGGGAACGAATTTTATGCCCGATACGCCGTTTTGGATAGCCTGCAAAAAATCGGGAATACCTATCCCGTTTGGAGAAACCACACCTAAACCCGTAACTACAACTCTACCACCCATATGCTTTATTTATCTTTTTACGGCACTTTTAATAATTCCCGAAAATATACCTTTTGCCACTACTTGGTTAGCCTCGTTAAGCATCTCAACAGCGCATTTTAATTTACCGAACCTAAAATATTGTTTTTTGGATGTTACAACAACTTTCTCTCCGGGTAGTACCATTTTAAAAAAGTCAATATTGGTTGATGTGAGCAGAGGAAACGAATCCTGTCCCATCAATACCCCCTCTTCGTGTTGCCCGCTTATCATTAAATGGATGCCTAACACAACAAGGCCTATTTGCGCCATAATTTCGGTAATAATAACGCCTGGGGTTACCGGGTTACCAACAAAATGATCTTCGTAAAAAAAAGCATCTGGCTTTAAAGTATAGTTGCCTGTAACGCCATCATCGTCAATAGCGGTAATGTTATCAACAAACAAAAACGAAGATTTGTAAGGTAAATGGCTTAATATATCGTTATTCATGTTTTATCAATAGCATTAAATAATTAGCGGCAGTGCTCTCCGCCATCTACATGAATTAACGATCCGTTTATCCAGGCCGCCTCGGCGGTACACAATAGGTAAATTACATTGGCCACATCCTGCGGTTCGGTAATTCTGCCCATTGGGTTCCTGTTAACAGCAGTTTCAATTAATTGTTCGCTGCCGGCAATCATTCTTAACGATGGTGTATTGGTAACGCCGGCCTGTATCAAATTGGTACGGAGGCCATATTTGCTCAACTCCACGGCCATGTAAGTAGCCAGGCTCTGTAACGATGCCTTGGCTATCGAAACGGCCGCATAGCCGTCCCAATGCCGGTTTGAACCTTCGCTGGTTAAACCAATTATGCGGGCATCGGTATTAAAAAGCTGGTTTTTAATAAGCAGCCTTGCCCAATCAAGCAAACTATTGCTCATGGCGTAACTGGTATGTTCAATATCGGCTACCGAAAGTGCCCCGCCGTCGGCATCGGCCATTAGCGGCTTTAAATTTCCGCGGGCGATAGAGTGCAGCAGCAATTTAACACTTCCCTTGGCTATTATAGTATTAGTTTGCTCAATAAATTGTTCGCGCCCTGAGGCATCCAGCGCATTTATATTGAAGGGAGCTATTATAACGTTATGAATTTGGGCAAGCAGGGTAAGTTTGTTTTTAAGTTCCCTTTCGGAAGAACGGGTTTCGCG includes:
- a CDS encoding lysophospholipid acyltransferase family protein; the encoded protein is MIKAVLSRIVFFFLFLISLLPFWFLYLASDVSYIVLFYIVGYRREVVQQNLRNSFPNKSPQDLKVIEKQFFRYLCDLIFETIKMITISKKQVLRRIRLTNPELIEDYYQQGRSLIAAVGHYCNWELCILRFSLLPQYQKVMVYKPLQDAASDKYYLKVRGRFGVTLVQMKATLRKLTELRKSLTFTVLAADQTPVQHETQYFTLFLNQQTAVFQGIEKIAIMFNSAIVFGEIKRIKRGFYQYKFVPLVNEPKQTQPFEITNLYLRHLEQMINNEPQYWLWSHRRWKFKPEDVNK
- a CDS encoding WbqC family protein, giving the protein MTGKGAILPMFYLPPVEYFAQLNKHKTNFLIEGEEHLIKQTYRNRANIYSPDGVLAITVPVAKGAKVHTKIKDVKISYDFKWQRLHWLSLQNCYRRSSYFEFYEDELAPFYHNHFEYLFDYNDQLLRLLIKLLKLKVELNYTEEYMPEYLEMEDFRTNIDPRKESQFIQKPYFQLFEEKQGFLKNLSIVDLLFNHGPQALNYL
- the msrA gene encoding peptide-methionine (S)-S-oxide reductase MsrA codes for the protein MKKLSLYLLSVVLLWGCANGQPEDHSFAKLPEPKAGEKVATFAGGCFWAMSEAMSELKGVNKVVAGYAGGTVKNPTYEQVCQKNTGHAESVQIYYNPAVITYAQLVEAFFYAHDPTELNYQGPDDGEDYRSAIFYRTPEEKATVEQLIKKVNATHHYKNQIVTEVVPYKALYPAEVYHQGYYKLHPESGYIQSVSVPKVMKMRRAVPQLLKPEFTK
- a CDS encoding DUF3820 family protein, which encodes MDPDILKKIIVTPMPYGKYKGTMICNLPVHYLEWMYAQGFPQGSLGMMLHTIHEIKINGLEYLLAPLKRK
- a CDS encoding MBL fold metallo-hydrolase codes for the protein MMLNNKVNYYQVTQGVWGMKTLFVNIYMVANRKGIADGWVLIDAGLPGYSSKIIRMAEALFGEGAKPEAIILTHGHFDHTGSLSELLKHWDVPVYAHPLELPYLTGRSSYPPADPTVGGGLMSWLSWSYPTKPIDLGDKIQALDTSGDITELPEWKTIHTPGHSPGHVSLFFKLNATLIAGDAFVTTKTESAFYALIFAQKLSGPPKYLTTDWAAAAQSVRKLYQLEPRTVATGHGYTMRGKELQTELKNLADNFEDIAIPANGRYVQVPAMADADGVEYVPPLMVSTKFNLAAIALVSVTIGYFAVREVQKRFL
- a CDS encoding aldo/keto reductase gives rise to the protein MDKVKLGTTGIDVSPLCFGGNVFGWTIDEATSFKILDAATNAGINFIDTADVYSTWAHGGEGGQSETIIGKWLKQSGKRDNVIIATKVGKEMGPDKKGLSRAYITQAVEDSLKRLQTDYIDLYQSHDDDTHTPLRETLEVYTDLIKQGKVRAIGASNYSATRLTEALHVSKEHNLATYQTLQPLYNLYDRADFEAEFKDVCLENDIAVINFYALASGFLTGKYRTEADLATTKRASNKKYLNNRGLKILNAIDQVAAQYRANPAQVSIAWLLAQPAVTAPIASATSIEQLADLVKATNLKLDTEAIALLTEASN
- a CDS encoding 4'-phosphopantetheinyl transferase family protein → MISIGNDIVDLNAINKQRTADTRFYSKFITPAEIELHDPAIATLPLQSFVWLLWSVKEAVYKYQKRLNPQLVFAPIKIVVKQITVPALYNAAQFNSDSWEGSPNHNDFCFGCATGNGQTLFFKTIIHQYYIATIVSNNSLFPHVYWGVQRIANGGHQHQSQLVRTFLLNKLSSVFIKQDLALQKSPVGYPVLLVNNIEACMPISLAHHGLFTSYCFQLNLQGL
- a CDS encoding acyl carrier protein — encoded protein: MSREEILSELKKVLVPYTENKEMLAGITEETDLIKDLNINSANLVDIIIDAESQYNIEIDFDSAEKMYTVGNCIDVIAEKINHSA
- a CDS encoding beta-ketoacyl-[acyl-carrier-protein] synthase family protein, coding for MGGRVVVTGLGVVSPNGIGIPDFLQAIQNGVSGIKFVPEYEELKFNCQVSGTPAFEWEQLRNYIPETSLYGLKGKGIAFGIKAALDAWMDAGNEIYSPHTLWDTGCVFGSSVSDTDVIKNAITRVDAKESKKLGSRVVEQIMNSGVTAYISGRLGLGNKIVNNSAACATGTQSVLMGYEYIKFGMAKRMVVGSCEYVDKYIFGGFDSMRVLSRKFNHEPQKASRPMSLTAGGFVPGSGAGALVLEDLDYALARGAKIYAEILGGSTNSGGQRNGGSMTAPAADGVIKCINEAIKLSNIDASEIDLVSGHLTATIADKFEIENWSKALKRSGDAFPMVNSLKSMVGHSLSAAGSLETVAAVLQIVNNFVHPNVNLDDPNPEIIEITGENNLPTKKINREINIVAKANFGFGDVNTCLIISKYNN
- a CDS encoding 3-hydroxyacyl-ACP dehydratase FabZ family protein, with product MNNDILSHLPYKSSFLFVDNITAIDDDGVTGNYTLKPDAFFYEDHFVGNPVTPGVIITEIMAQIGLVVLGIHLMISGQHEEGVLMGQDSFPLLTSTNIDFFKMVLPGEKVVVTSKKQYFRFGKLKCAVEMLNEANQVVAKGIFSGIIKSAVKR
- a CDS encoding SDR family oxidoreductase, which codes for MHSPLKQFTNHWAIILGGSSGFGLASVEKLASHGMNIAILYRETRSSERELKNKLTLLAQIHNVIIAPFNINALDASGREQFIEQTNTIIAKGSVKLLLHSIARGNLKPLMADADGGALSVADIEHTSYAMSNSLLDWARLLIKNQLFNTDARIIGLTSEGSNRHWDGYAAVSIAKASLQSLATYMAVELSKYGLRTNLIQAGVTNTPSLRMIAGSEQLIETAVNRNPMGRITEPQDVANVIYLLCTAEAAWINGSLIHVDGGEHCR